The genomic stretch GGCCGCGCATGCGCCGCCTCCAATGCGGGGGCAAGACTGCCTAATACCGAAACAGCGACGCCGAGTGTCAGAAACAGTGCGGTCGCCAGCGGTTCGAAGCCAACCTGCGGTTGCACGCCGGGAAAGTAGCCGCCGCCCAGATCGCTGCCGAAAAAGCGCAACGCTCCGCTCGCCAGCGCATAGCCGAGCGCGAGTCCGGACAGCGAGCCGAGCAGGCCGAGCAGCGCACCTTCCATCAGGATCTGGCGCAACAACTGGCCACGCGTCAGTCCAAGCACGCGCAGCATCGCGAACTGGGCACGGCGTCGCACCACACCCAGCGCCTGCGTCGAAAACACGAGGAAGGCGCCGGTGAAAAGCGCCACCAGCGCGAGCACGTTCATATTGATCCGATAGGCGCGCGACAGGCGATCGGTGCGGCTTTGCGCATCGCGCGTCTCGGAGATCACCCACCGGCTGCCGAGCCGCGCTTGCAGTTCACGCTTGAAGCGCTCGCGATCGACACCGCGTTCGAGTTGCACGTCGATGCGCGACAGCTTGCCCACCTTGCCGAACTTCCACTGAGCGGCGGCAATATCCATCACCGCGAGCCGCTGCCCCGGCCGGGTTCTCACGAGACCGCCGGCCACGCGCAAATGCACGATCGACGTGCCGTTTCGCAGCGCGACGTCATCGCCGATCTTCACCTTCAGCCATTGCTGCGCCGCCGCCGAGAGAAACACCGTATCAGCTGCGAGCGTATCGAACGGCCGTTGCGGCGACGGCACGCCGATCAGATCAGGCGCAATGCGGCTTGCCTTGAAGACGTCGATGCCGAGCACGGGCAGCGCGGCGCTCTGATCCGGCACGGTGACATCGAGAGAGAGTACGGGACTCGCCAGCGCTACACCAGGCTCAGTCGCCAAACGCGGATAGATGGACTCGTCGAATAGCGGTTGTGCTCCGCGCACCTGCAGATCGGCCTCGCCCGAGAGGCTGCGTGCCGCCGCCGAGAATTCATTGAAGGCCGCGCTGTTGATCAATTGAACGGCGTAGCCAAGCGCGACGCCGAGCGCGATCGTTGCAACTGCAACCAGTGCGCGTCCGCGGTGACTGCGCCACTCGGCGCCCAACAGCCAACGCGCGAGCCTGCGATGACCTCGCATTCGCTGCAGCGGGCGTGGGTCAGCGTGCATCATCGGCTGAACGTGCAGTGGATCGAGAGTCGGGGGGGCGAGCCGGGAAACAGGTTGCGTCCGGACGATGGGTGCAAACCGCCGTCGCTCAGAATCAGGATGCGGTCCGCCACTGCCGCGGCTGCCTCCGAGTGCGTGACCATGATGGTGGCCGCACCGGTTGCCTTGCTTTGCGTGCGGAACAGGCCGAGGACCTCATGTGCGGTATCGGGATCAAGGTTGCCGGTGGGCTCGTCGGCAAGAATCAGTTTCGGACGATGCACGAGCGCACGCGCAATGGCGACGCGCTGCAACTCGCCGCCCGACAGTTGCCGCGGGAAATCATCGCCACGGCCGCTCAAACCAACGGCCGCGAGCATATCGAGCGCGCCGGCCGTGGGTAGATTGTTGAGCAGCAGCGGCAGAGCGACATTCTGCGCAAGTGTCAGATGAGGCAGTACGTGAAACGCCTGGAACACGAAACCCAGTTTTTGCCGACGCAAGCGCGTCGCCGCGTTGTCATCCAGACGCGAGACCGTGCTGCCGTCGATGATCACGTCGCCGCTATCCGCGCTGTCGAGCCCTGCAATGAGATTCAACAGCGTCGATTTGCCGACGCCGGAGTCACCCATGATCGCGACGAATTCACCCGGCGCGAGCGTGAAATCCAGGTGTGCCAGCACGACGCGGCCGGCGCCATAGGTCTTGCCAAGCTCGCGGCATTCGAGCGCGGGAACGACACCTTCATCACGAAGTACCATGCGGTATCCGGTAAGTCTGGCCGGTGAGGGCGGCATCCAGCCGTGCGAAGAAACTACCGTGCTGCGCACGAGCATTGGCCACTGAACCGCCGAAGTATATTCGGGTTCTGTAAGGTTCGCAGGCGCGTGCCGCCATTAGTTGAACCCCGTCTGAAAGCAGGTGGATGAGTGGCTCGCGCGGGTCGTGTTTGGCGCGCACGGACGCTTCTTTAGAGTGCCGGAACAAAAAAATTTTCGGTTCACGGACGCGCTGGATTTTCTCCGGTTGCTCGAAATCGGCGTTGATGGAACGTCAGGCACTTGCATGAACCATTCCAGTGCATTCATTGCGTGGGAGTGTTCGTGCAAGACTGGCTGATCAACCGTCAACTGCCTTCTTCTGCATGCAAAAAGCATTGCGAATATCCTGTCAGGATGAATTTGTGCGCCCGCACATTTTTCGGCGTTTCGCAAGGCCACGCGTGGCAAAAATGCGTTACCAACGGCGTTACAGTGTTGTTGCGCTGCAAAAGTATTCTTATCTTGGTAATCTCCCACCTTGGTCATTCGACTGCGGGTAAACGTGAAGCGAGCCGTACCGTTTCAACGTCGATTTCAGCGAAATTGAGCCTACATATCCATTTCAATGCTTTCGTTTTTGAAGGTATTGAAGCGGCGTTTTGTATTTCAAGTTTTCAACCGAACACATGCCATTGCCTCCGCTTCTTAGCCTACTCATCTGGATCCCTATTGTTGCCGGCCTGGTGGTTTTGCGTGCCGGATCTGACGCGACACGTAGCCGCACGCGATGGCTCGCGCTGATCGGCGCGGTAGCGGGTTTCGTGCCGGTGATTCCGCTCGTGTCGAATTTCCGCAACGACGTGACGTCGATGCAGTTCGTCGAGAACGCCCGCTGGTCGCCTACGTTCGATATTGCGTGGCATGTGGGGGTGGATGGGATTTCGCTGTGGCTCGTCGCGTTGACCGCGCTGACTACGATCATCATCGTGGTCGCCTCGTGGGAGTCGATCACCGAGCGCACCGCGCAGTACTTCGGCTCATTCCTGATGCTGTCGGGGTTCATGCAGGGCGTGTTCACGTCGATGGACGGCATGCTGTTCTTCATCTCGTTCGAAGCGACGCTGATTCCGCTGTACTTGCTGATCGGTACATGGGGCAATTCGAACCGCTCGTATGCCGCGGTGAAGTTCTTCTTCGTCTCGTTCCTCGGCTCGCTGATGATGCTGATGTCGATGCTGTACCTGTACAGCCAGACGCACAGCTTCGACCTCGCGCTGTGGCGTGAAACTCACCTCGGCACCTGGGCGCAGGTCCTGGTCTTCCTCGGCTTCCTTGCCGCGTTCGGTGTGAAGGTGCCGATGTGGCCGCTGCATACGTGGCTGCCGGACGTCCACCTCGACGGCCCGACCGGCGCCGCCGTGATGATCGGGATGCTCAAGCTGGGCGGTTATGGTCTGCTGCGTTTCGCGCTGCCGATCGCTCCGCAAGCCAGTCACTTCTTCGCGCCGATGATGATCACGCTGTCGCTGATCGCGGTGATCTATTCGAGCCTGCTGGCACTCGTGCAGACCGACATGCGCCGCTTGCTCGCGTATTCGACGATTTCGCACATGGGTCTCGTGACGCTCGGCCTGTTCGTTTTCAACCGTATCGGCCAGGCCGGCGCAATCGTGCAGATGCTGTCGTACGGCGTGGTTTCCGGCGCGATGCTGCTGTGCACGGGCATGCTCTATGACCGCACGAAGACCGCTTCGATCGCCGAATACGGCGGCGTCGCCAATACCATGCCGCGCTTTGCCGCGTTCGTGATGCTGTTCTCGATGGCCAATATCGGCTTGCCGGGTACCTCGGGTTTTGTCGGCGAGTTCATGGTGTTGATGGGCACGATCCGCTTCAATTTCTGGATTGGC from Paraburkholderia phytofirmans OLGA172 encodes the following:
- a CDS encoding NADH-quinone oxidoreductase subunit M, with amino-acid sequence MPLPPLLSLLIWIPIVAGLVVLRAGSDATRSRTRWLALIGAVAGFVPVIPLVSNFRNDVTSMQFVENARWSPTFDIAWHVGVDGISLWLVALTALTTIIIVVASWESITERTAQYFGSFLMLSGFMQGVFTSMDGMLFFISFEATLIPLYLLIGTWGNSNRSYAAVKFFFVSFLGSLMMLMSMLYLYSQTHSFDLALWRETHLGTWAQVLVFLGFLAAFGVKVPMWPLHTWLPDVHLDGPTGAAVMIGMLKLGGYGLLRFALPIAPQASHFFAPMMITLSLIAVIYSSLLALVQTDMRRLLAYSTISHMGLVTLGLFVFNRIGQAGAIVQMLSYGVVSGAMLLCTGMLYDRTKTASIAEYGGVANTMPRFAAFVMLFSMANIGLPGTSGFVGEFMVLMGTIRFNFWIGAIAASTLVLSAAYTLWMYKRVIFGAIANARVAKLQDLGRREFVLLGAMALLVLAIGINPKPFTDAIDPSVGTLLAQSERSVHPSDSAPADGGEHLQAAAPTAVAARTPG